The nucleotide sequence TCGCAAGTGTAGAACATTATCTTTTGATCCATTTCTCCCTCGCATATCTCGCACCAGTAACTACCTGTCACGTCCTTGTCTCCATCGTAGCATAAACTGAGAGGctttctatcatatttgtaCCTTACCCTATTTGGTAAGGTAGCACACTTGAAATCCAAAACAAAATCGCAGTCCAGACAAGAAAGAACATAAACCGACTCTTGCTTGCAAACCGCACATATCTTGCTACCTATTGAAGTTTGGAACAGAGGATGCGGATGGCATTCGTACAAGAATGGTTCGGATATTGAACCGCATCTTACATCTAACTTGATATTGCAACATTCGTACCTGAAACCACTGCATAGTCGGTCACAAGCAGAGCACAAGAATACTCCACGAGTACTTGGAAAGTCCATGACTATGCTATCATCATTGTACAAAGTAAGTTGATGATTGTGCAGCACGTGTCGTTGCTTTCGAGGAAGGTTAGCACATGTTTCATGGAGAACGAAATCATCACAATGCATACAACTGTAGAATGAGTTAGAATAGACAGGACGAACGCATGCTCTACAACGAGTATGCTCGCCAAGGATATTAGCAAGACCATCTTCGAGTCGTAGATCATGTTCTCGATGGCTAAAGTGATTTATCACCCCGTCACTCACAACCCAAAAGGGCTCTTCGCATTCATCGTTTTCTTCTGGCTCGTCCTCAAGCTCTCGCCCATCCCACACATCGCTTCTCGTGGCGCATTTTGAATGAACCGCGTAGTCTGGACAAATAGAGCAACAATACGCCCCATATCTCCCGTCCACTCTTCTTCGACAAACTCCACAAGTCCAATCTCCAGAGCCGAGAAAATAAGTGCGAGAGATGCGATGTCTATGACGTATAATGCTTATGACGCGTGGCAAGTAGATACAATCTTCATGGATCATGAAATCACACTGAGGACAAACGTAAGGAGACCGGTCGGATTCAAGACCACATGCATTGCAAGTGAAGCGTATGAGCCTTGGCATGAGAGTGAGGATATGTTCATGTCCTTTTGGGTAGTGAACGACCAACTCAAGAGGATTTCGCGCACAATAAAGATCTATGCTGAAATCACATATGGAGCAATGGTATACTAATTTTCCAAGCTTTTCTCCACATAGACGACACTTATCGTCTGCGGCA is from Brassica napus cultivar Da-Ae chromosome A4, Da-Ae, whole genome shotgun sequence and encodes:
- the LOC106448312 gene encoding uncharacterized protein LOC106448312, whose product is MVLVEELSDVTTSHGENDDVSSYDDDDDSLTPSMVFDQIMGPTVMLASHEHPFYIHGSSNGHCDGCPERRDNGFFGYSCPTCDFTVHKECAESSPEINHPSHRRHPLTLFKHGLPLAAADDKCRLCGEKLGKLVYHCSICDFSIDLYCARNPLELVVHYPKGHEHILTLMPRLIRFTCNACGLESDRSPYVCPQCDFMIHEDCIYLPRVISIIRHRHRISRTYFLGSGDWTCGVCRRRVDGRYGAYCCSICPDYAVHSKCATRSDVWDGRELEDEPEENDECEEPFWVVSDGVINHFSHREHDLRLEDGLANILGEHTRCRACVRPVYSNSFYSCMHCDDFVLHETCANLPRKQRHVLHNHQLTLYNDDSIVMDFPSTRGVFLCSACDRLCSGFRYECCNIKLDVRCGSISEPFLYECHPHPLFQTSIGSKICAVCKQESVYVLSCLDCDFVLDFKCATLPNRVRYKYDRKPLSLCYDGDKDVTGSYWCEICEGEMDQKIMFYTCESYGSTIDIHCVLGDFRYVKPRLQFEFNGKKWKVALNGINRPGCYKCGFRCKGPFVAVRVDYDNGVVCSLSCLWKGDTFEFVRRID